The Solibacillus sp. FSL W7-1436 DNA segment GATGTTATTTAAAATTGCGGAGGCTCTGGGGATTAACGTGTCAGATTTGATACCGGTAAATTACCGAATAGAGGATAACGATTTAGAAAAAGCTTTAAAAATGGCAAGAGGTTTTGAATTAGAGGATATTTCTTTACTTAAAGACTTAATGGAAAAGGCCCTTTCACTAAAAGGAGTAGAAAGGGAAAAGTTTTTTGATAACATAAAATTTGCTATTGAATATTACGACAGGAACGACAAGGTTTAATTTGAGAACAATAATCTCTACGACAAATATTTTTTATAATTTCTGATTTTTTATCGTGCTTTTTTATTACTTCGATGAAATTTACTAGTAATTGCAATTGTTCTTCATTCATAATATCGCCGCCTTCATAATTTTATAAACGGGGTGTCTGTGTGACTTTAACAGTTCATCGATGCCTACTCAAAGACTTGTTGCGCAAAGCTGACATGACACAGGTTGATCTAGCTGGCGAGCTTGGTGTAAAGCCCCAGCAAATACAACACTATGTTAAGGATAATCGTGTAATGTCATTGACTGTAGCAAAAAACATATCTGTCATATTAGGTTGCCAAATAGAAGACTTGTATGAATGGACTGAAAACGAGTAGGCATTAAAGAGTAGATTTTTCTG contains these protein-coding regions:
- a CDS encoding helix-turn-helix domain-containing protein, with translation MDVVNSSEKLDKKQLNEYVGKRIKEERQKRKIKQNELAKKIGIQNSTLSQYENGKSEPNQEMLFKIAEALGINVSDLIPVNYRIEDNDLEKALKMARGFELEDISLLKDLMEKALSLKGVEREKFFDNIKFAIEYYDRNDKV
- a CDS encoding helix-turn-helix transcriptional regulator, coding for MTLTVHRCLLKDLLRKADMTQVDLAGELGVKPQQIQHYVKDNRVMSLTVAKNISVILGCQIEDLYEWTENE